The following proteins are encoded in a genomic region of Rhodoferax aquaticus:
- a CDS encoding sulfite exporter TauE/SafE family protein: MPFPLITDPFFYLVTVPAVLLLGISKSGFGAGFGSLAVPMMALAVTVPEAAVILMPVLFLMDVLGMAAFRKDFDRALLKFLVPCGLVGIGLGALLFKVLSAQIVSAMVGAFTLLFLVQRLVFAPKADSAPPSRWVGAVLTVTSGFTSFIAHAGGPPISAYVIPLRLSPVKYTATMAFFFFVINLSKWVPYAWLGLLDMRNMATSMVLLPIAPVGVWIGVRLARRIGQDLFYKFLYTGMLLTGVKLLWDGLR, encoded by the coding sequence ATGCCATTCCCACTGATCACCGATCCCTTTTTCTACCTGGTCACCGTTCCAGCGGTGCTGCTGTTGGGCATCAGCAAGAGTGGTTTTGGCGCAGGCTTTGGCTCATTGGCTGTACCCATGATGGCGCTGGCGGTCACGGTGCCTGAAGCTGCTGTCATTTTGATGCCAGTCTTGTTTCTGATGGACGTTCTGGGCATGGCCGCATTTCGCAAAGACTTTGACCGGGCTTTGCTCAAGTTCTTAGTCCCGTGCGGCTTGGTGGGCATTGGCCTTGGGGCCTTGCTGTTCAAGGTCTTGAGTGCTCAGATCGTCTCTGCCATGGTGGGTGCGTTCACGCTCTTGTTTCTAGTGCAGCGCTTGGTGTTCGCACCTAAAGCTGACAGTGCGCCCCCTTCGCGTTGGGTGGGCGCGGTGCTGACCGTCACCTCGGGCTTTACCAGTTTTATTGCCCATGCGGGCGGCCCACCGATCAGCGCGTATGTAATTCCACTGCGCTTGTCGCCCGTGAAGTACACGGCCACCATGGCTTTCTTTTTCTTTGTGATCAACCTGTCCAAGTGGGTGCCCTATGCATGGCTGGGCTTGTTGGACATGCGCAATATGGCAACTTCAATGGTGCTGCTCCCCATTGCCCCGGTGGGGGTATGGATAGGGGTGCGTTTGGCGCGGCGCATCGGCCAAGACCTTTTCTACAAATTTTTGTACACAGGCATGTTGCTCACTGGGGTCAAACTGCTATGGGATGGCCTGCGGTAA
- the pcaF gene encoding 3-oxoadipyl-CoA thiolase, protein MTHAYICDAIRTPFGRYGGALASVRTDDLAAIPLKALMARNSKADWAALDEVLLGCANQAGEDNRNVARMAGLLAGLPVEAAGATINRLCGSGLDAIGTAARAIKAGEASFLIAGGVESMSRAPFVMPKMDTAFGRNNAVYDTTIGWRFINSLMKAQYGVDSMPETAENVATEFSISRADQDQFAMASQRKAVAAQQAGHFDAEITPVSIAQKKGEPIVVRQDEHPRDTSLEALAKLKGVVRPDGTVTPGNASGVNDGAAAVLLASEAAAMRHGLIPRARVVGMATAGVEPRIMGIGPAPATAKVLTQTGLRLENMDVIELNEAFAAQGLAVMRMLGLQDKDPRVNRWGGAIALGHPLGASGARLVTTAIQQLHTSGGRYALCTMCIGVGQGIALVLERV, encoded by the coding sequence ATGACCCACGCCTATATTTGCGACGCCATTCGCACGCCTTTTGGCCGCTACGGCGGTGCGCTGGCCAGTGTGCGCACCGATGACCTGGCTGCCATTCCGCTGAAGGCGCTGATGGCGCGCAATAGCAAGGCGGATTGGGCTGCCTTGGATGAGGTGCTCTTGGGCTGCGCTAACCAAGCGGGTGAAGACAACCGCAACGTGGCCCGCATGGCAGGCCTGTTGGCCGGGCTGCCAGTGGAGGCCGCAGGCGCCACCATCAACCGCTTGTGTGGTTCAGGGCTAGACGCTATTGGCACGGCAGCGCGCGCCATTAAAGCCGGCGAGGCTTCATTTTTGATAGCGGGCGGGGTCGAGAGCATGAGCCGCGCCCCCTTTGTAATGCCGAAGATGGATACCGCCTTTGGTCGTAACAACGCGGTGTACGACACCACCATTGGCTGGCGCTTCATCAACAGCCTTATGAAGGCGCAATACGGCGTGGACTCCATGCCTGAGACGGCTGAAAACGTGGCGACAGAGTTTTCTATTTCTCGCGCTGACCAAGACCAGTTTGCAATGGCCAGCCAGCGCAAGGCTGTGGCGGCGCAGCAAGCGGGCCACTTTGACGCAGAAATCACGCCTGTGAGCATTGCGCAGAAGAAGGGCGAGCCCATTGTGGTGCGCCAAGACGAACACCCGCGTGACACCAGCCTGGAGGCATTGGCCAAGCTCAAGGGGGTGGTGCGCCCCGACGGCACCGTGACGCCGGGCAATGCCAGCGGTGTCAACGACGGCGCGGCAGCCGTGCTGCTGGCTAGCGAGGCCGCTGCCATGCGCCATGGCTTGATTCCGCGTGCCCGTGTGGTGGGCATGGCCACCGCGGGTGTGGAGCCGCGCATCATGGGCATCGGACCTGCGCCCGCAACGGCCAAAGTGCTCACCCAAACAGGCTTGCGTCTTGAAAACATGGATGTGATTGAGCTCAATGAAGCCTTTGCCGCCCAAGGCTTAGCCGTGATGCGCATGCTGGGCTTGCAAGACAAGGACCCACGCGTCAACCGCTGGGGCGGCGCCATTGCCCTGGGCCACCCCTTGGGCGCCAGTGGCGCACGCTTGGTCACCACCGCCATCCAGCAGCTGCACACCAGTGGCGGGCGATACGCCTTGTGCACCATGTGCATTGGCGTAGGGCAGGGTATTGCGCTGGTGCTTGAGCGGGTCTAG